In one window of Tumebacillus algifaecis DNA:
- a CDS encoding HBL/NHE enterotoxin family protein, whose translation MTQSIDLSCYQWSLSQPIHYEHTVIDFTLQSLYDKPSWYDDFSNSTSNFKTNAMSWSNQVVPHLIAVPQEAVSYNPPVKARFDSLIDDLNDLTKYPEDGDSLQDASNQIKGIEQIQIKLIGDIATLIGKLSNYESILPHDESQQQMYVNASQAQIASNQASINNLQTEIERLNKEIKKLNKVVYPTQSMIVAQQSIQKDKAKIQSDQQQINNYQQDNNTLQSWINSLVIMMHDNSTARSGSEHVMYIWNQLNDLLREINDALEQTQSNLSQNQALATTQAQQAQALWNEFEGVCEQLLGYQYG comes from the coding sequence ATGACACAATCAATCGATCTCAGTTGCTATCAATGGTCGTTAAGTCAACCCATTCACTATGAACACACCGTGATCGACTTTACGTTGCAATCTCTGTACGATAAACCGTCTTGGTACGACGACTTTTCGAACAGTACATCCAACTTCAAAACGAATGCGATGTCTTGGTCGAATCAGGTCGTCCCACACCTGATCGCCGTCCCGCAGGAGGCCGTTAGCTACAACCCACCTGTTAAAGCACGCTTTGATAGCTTAATCGACGACCTCAACGATCTGACAAAGTACCCCGAGGACGGCGATAGTCTTCAAGACGCAAGCAATCAGATCAAGGGTATTGAACAGATCCAAATCAAACTGATTGGCGACATCGCAACACTCATCGGGAAACTCTCCAATTATGAGAGTATCCTCCCGCATGACGAATCTCAACAACAGATGTACGTCAATGCCTCACAGGCACAGATCGCCAGCAATCAAGCGTCGATCAATAACCTGCAAACAGAGATTGAGCGTCTGAACAAGGAAATCAAGAAATTGAACAAAGTGGTCTATCCGACACAAAGCATGATTGTCGCCCAACAAAGCATCCAAAAAGACAAAGCCAAGATCCAATCTGACCAACAGCAGATCAACAATTACCAACAGGACAACAATACCTTGCAATCATGGATCAACTCGCTAGTCATCATGATGCATGACAACTCCACCGCGCGATCTGGATCCGAGCATGTGATGTATATCTGGAACCAGCTCAACGATTTGCTCCGCGAGATCAACGACGCGCTTGAGCAGACCCAAAGCAACTTGTCGCAGAATCAAGCTTTGGCTACCACTCAAGCTCAACAGGCACAGGCACTCTGGAACGAGTTCGAGGGAGTATGCGAGCAGCTTCTCGGATATCAGTACGGATGA
- a CDS encoding HBL/NHE enterotoxin family protein, with translation MITQVRALAPDSDNVNQQIVDYLNACTLVSAYVYGFTNATLAPLLDPPSWYSRFVSDFGVAKGHAMQWNSSIMPQLLEIPQSVCDMNNIVQSKFNRITDLLQQWQANPSDTALQQEILEQLDSLHERVVSETVACSQLLQSLRTYNTNTQNDYVILKQGLDDTEHQLEADKEEMERIQAEIQALTDEIQKLNTQLTVSVIKIGVSIFICVVGIVVGVATAGGSTVVVSVGVSGLTSSVKNTISLSKQIQADQAKITEDTAELDKLAQDVTVLTAQTNTLEQICDANLQAQQALIVITDVWTTFADALKELKKEIEVMEANVTVENINGALAEFVLVQNEWNEINTFAAQLAQINYVYDPEIEEIA, from the coding sequence ATGATCACACAGGTTCGTGCGCTAGCCCCTGATTCGGATAATGTCAATCAACAAATCGTAGACTACCTCAACGCCTGCACTCTTGTTTCTGCCTACGTCTATGGGTTCACCAACGCAACGCTTGCCCCGCTTCTCGACCCACCCTCTTGGTATAGCAGGTTCGTGTCTGACTTTGGCGTTGCCAAGGGACATGCGATGCAATGGAACTCTTCGATCATGCCGCAGCTTTTGGAAATCCCACAAAGTGTTTGTGACATGAATAACATCGTCCAATCGAAGTTCAATCGCATCACGGATCTGCTGCAACAGTGGCAAGCAAATCCGTCTGACACTGCGTTGCAACAGGAGATTCTCGAACAACTTGATTCTCTGCACGAGCGGGTGGTCTCAGAAACAGTTGCCTGCTCCCAACTGCTCCAATCGCTTCGCACCTACAACACCAACACGCAAAATGATTATGTGATACTCAAGCAAGGCCTTGACGACACAGAGCATCAGCTCGAAGCAGACAAGGAGGAGATGGAACGCATACAAGCGGAGATCCAAGCACTGACCGACGAGATTCAAAAGCTTAACACCCAACTGACGGTCTCGGTGATCAAAATCGGCGTATCCATCTTTATCTGCGTGGTCGGCATCGTGGTTGGCGTGGCAACGGCCGGTGGTAGCACAGTGGTGGTCTCCGTCGGCGTATCCGGTCTGACCTCCTCTGTTAAAAATACGATCTCCTTGTCGAAGCAGATCCAAGCGGATCAAGCGAAGATTACAGAAGACACAGCCGAACTCGATAAGCTCGCCCAAGATGTCACAGTACTGACGGCTCAGACCAATACGCTCGAACAAATATGTGATGCAAACCTGCAAGCGCAACAAGCACTGATCGTTATCACCGATGTCTGGACCACGTTCGCTGACGCGCTGAAAGAACTGAAAAAAGAGATCGAAGTAATGGAAGCAAATGTAACCGTCGAGAACATCAACGGTGCACTCGCCGAATTCGTCCTCGTCCAAAACGAGTGGAATGAAATCAACACGTTCGCCGCCCAACTGGCTCAGATCAACTATGTGTACGACCCGGAAATCGAGGAGATCGCGTAA
- a CDS encoding YciI family protein, translating into MRFMLIVKATKDSEAGIIPNQEHFDAMRRFNDELARAGALIAAQGLHPSSSAIRISYPEPGGKPKVLDGPFTEAKELIAGFTLIEVKSREEAIQWAMRMPDPHGFGEGEIELRQVYEAAELTQDPEAVARESEMLARVKRKLR; encoded by the coding sequence ATGAGATTCATGTTGATTGTCAAAGCTACAAAAGATTCCGAGGCCGGCATCATCCCAAATCAAGAGCATTTTGATGCGATGCGGAGGTTCAACGATGAACTGGCGAGGGCAGGCGCACTGATTGCCGCTCAAGGACTCCACCCAAGCTCGAGCGCGATTCGCATCTCTTATCCAGAACCTGGTGGAAAACCGAAGGTGTTAGACGGACCATTCACGGAAGCAAAAGAGCTGATCGCGGGCTTCACGTTGATCGAGGTGAAATCGAGGGAAGAGGCGATCCAGTGGGCGATGCGCATGCCAGATCCGCACGGCTTCGGCGAAGGCGAAATCGAGCTGCGCCAAGTGTATGAGGCGGCGGAACTGACTCAGGACCCGGAAGCGGTAGCCAGGGAAAGTGAAATGCTCGCACGTGTTAAGAGGAAGTTGAGGTAG